The following are encoded in a window of Lichenicola cladoniae genomic DNA:
- a CDS encoding ABC transporter substrate-binding protein/permease produces MVSMSGMASAEPLRWASDSQSGAPFVFHDPADQSKLTGFETDLIQALAKQIGREQVFVQNDWDGLIPGLQRGLYDVVIDGIEITPEHRAAVDFSTPYYRTFEQIAVRKDAVGLDSVDALRGHVVGTLKDTLSQRLLEKAGGISLRSYTDETNAYSDLVNGRLDAVMLDAPIALYYAVPDPRLKLVGAPIGGLSYGIALAKGRDVLRAQLDAGLEAMRRDGELRRILARWNMWTPEMASFTGDTTTEAIAPTAWQHWLLATRPAATWRDRLARYASFLPLIGRAALMTVAVSACAMVLAVAWGLVLALARRYGRWPFRMAATGYIEIVRGTPLLIQILFIFYGLPSVGIRLDPFVAGVVALGLNYAAYEAENYRAGLQSVPHGQMEAALALNMTQFQAVRHVVVPQAFRFVVPVMTNDFISLLKDSSLVSVITLTELTQAYVRLSTTYYDYFGTGLLIGCAYLLLGLPFVRLARMAERRLSVGVAQARR; encoded by the coding sequence ATGGTCAGCATGTCCGGTATGGCGTCTGCCGAGCCGCTGCGCTGGGCATCCGACAGCCAGTCGGGCGCGCCCTTCGTGTTCCACGACCCCGCCGACCAGTCGAAGCTGACCGGTTTCGAAACCGACCTGATCCAGGCTCTGGCAAAACAGATCGGGCGAGAGCAGGTGTTCGTGCAGAACGACTGGGACGGGTTGATTCCCGGCCTGCAGCGCGGGCTATACGACGTGGTGATCGACGGAATCGAAATCACGCCCGAGCATCGCGCCGCGGTGGATTTCTCGACGCCGTACTACCGCACCTTTGAGCAGATCGCGGTGCGCAAGGATGCGGTCGGGCTCGACAGCGTCGATGCATTGCGCGGGCATGTGGTGGGCACGCTTAAGGACACGCTGAGCCAGCGCCTGCTGGAAAAAGCTGGTGGTATCTCGCTGCGCTCCTACACCGACGAGACCAACGCTTATTCCGACCTGGTCAACGGGCGCCTGGATGCGGTGATGCTGGATGCGCCGATCGCGCTGTACTACGCCGTCCCGGACCCGAGGCTGAAGCTGGTCGGCGCGCCGATCGGCGGACTATCCTACGGGATCGCGCTGGCCAAGGGGCGCGACGTCCTGCGCGCGCAACTCGATGCCGGGCTGGAGGCGATGCGCAGGGATGGCGAGCTGCGCCGGATCCTGGCGCGCTGGAACATGTGGACGCCGGAAATGGCTTCCTTTACCGGCGACACCACCACCGAGGCGATCGCGCCGACCGCGTGGCAGCACTGGCTGCTGGCGACCCGCCCGGCCGCGACCTGGCGGGACCGGCTGGCGCGCTATGCCAGCTTCCTGCCGCTGATCGGCCGCGCCGCACTGATGACGGTGGCGGTCTCGGCCTGCGCGATGGTGCTGGCCGTGGCGTGGGGCCTGGTCCTGGCGCTGGCCCGGCGATACGGGCGCTGGCCGTTCCGGATGGCGGCGACCGGCTACATCGAGATCGTTCGCGGCACGCCGCTGCTGATCCAGATCCTGTTCATCTTCTACGGGCTGCCATCGGTCGGGATCAGGCTCGATCCGTTCGTGGCCGGGGTGGTGGCACTCGGTCTGAACTACGCTGCCTACGAGGCCGAGAATTACCGCGCCGGGCTGCAGTCGGTGCCGCATGGACAGATGGAAGCGGCGCTGGCGCTGAACATGACGCAGTTCCAGGCGGTACGGCATGTGGTGGTGCCGCAGGCGTTCCGGTTCGTGGTGCCGGTGATGACCAACGATTTCATCTCGCTCCTGAAAGACTCATCCCTGGTCAGCGTGATTACCCTGACCGAGCTGACCCAGGCGTATGTCCGCCTGTCGACGACCTACTACGATTACTTCGGCACGGGCCTGTTGATCGGTTGTGCGTATCTGCTGCTGGGCCTGCCATTCGTGCGGCTGGCGCGCATGGCGGAACGACGGCTTTCGGTCGGGGTCGCTCAGGCCAGGCGATAG
- a CDS encoding organic hydroperoxide resistance protein, with product MSVNVIYQTTAHATGGRDGQAATEDGTFNVKLSTPKEMGGAGGTGNNPEQLFAAGYSACFIGAMKFVSSQGGPKVPANAKVTTTVGIGARSEGGFGLEIALAVSLPGLDHAEAETLVHKAHEVCPYSNATRGNIDVKLSVV from the coding sequence ATGTCTGTGAATGTCATCTACCAGACCACTGCCCATGCGACGGGCGGCCGTGATGGCCAGGCCGCGACCGAGGATGGCACGTTCAACGTCAAGCTGAGCACCCCCAAGGAGATGGGCGGCGCCGGCGGCACCGGAAACAATCCAGAGCAGCTGTTCGCGGCCGGCTACTCCGCCTGCTTCATCGGCGCGATGAAATTCGTGTCGTCGCAGGGTGGTCCGAAGGTCCCGGCCAACGCGAAGGTCACCACCACCGTCGGGATCGGCGCACGGTCGGAAGGCGGCTTCGGCCTTGAGATCGCGCTTGCGGTTTCCCTACCCGGCCTCGACCATGCCGAGGCCGAGACACTGGTGCACAAGGCGCACGAGGTCTGCCCGTATTCGAATGCGACACGCGGCAACATCGATGTGAAGCTCAGCGTCGTCTGA
- a CDS encoding MarR family winged helix-turn-helix transcriptional regulator, translating to MTDRTLRIDQQLCFAIYSAGHAFTRVYKPLLDALGLTYPQYLVMIVLWEADGCTVGTLSAALFLESSTLTPLLKRMEAAGLLRRERDTADERQVRILLTENGRALQEKAASVPGCVQEATGLTDVENLMRLTREITRLRSALSRAEAGP from the coding sequence ATGACGGACAGGACCCTGAGGATCGACCAGCAACTCTGTTTCGCCATCTACTCGGCCGGACATGCCTTTACCCGAGTCTATAAGCCGCTGCTCGACGCGCTGGGGCTGACCTATCCGCAATACCTCGTGATGATCGTGCTGTGGGAGGCGGACGGGTGCACTGTTGGCACGCTCAGCGCCGCGCTCTTTCTCGAATCCAGCACCCTGACACCGCTGCTGAAGCGCATGGAAGCGGCGGGATTGCTGCGCCGGGAGCGTGATACCGCCGACGAACGACAGGTTCGTATCCTCCTCACCGAAAATGGCCGTGCGCTGCAGGAGAAGGCGGCGTCCGTTCCCGGCTGCGTGCAGGAAGCCACCGGCCTGACCGACGTCGAGAACCTGATGCGCCTGACCCGCGAAATTACCCGCCTGCGCAGCGCCTTGAGCCGAGCGGAGGCAGGCCCCTAA